In Chitinophaga sp. HK235, a single window of DNA contains:
- a CDS encoding nuclear transport factor 2 family protein — METEKITSVLHSVFGGADKRDWEQVEKAFAPQVIYDYTSMAGGQPLVLQPQEIIRMWKQLLPGFDKTAHHIADFDITIQGDTATARFTGHASHLIADAEWIVEGNYEVALEKNAAIWQITAFKFNLQNQGGDLQLPQKAMARVAG; from the coding sequence ATGGAAACTGAAAAAATCACATCGGTATTACATTCCGTGTTCGGCGGAGCAGACAAAAGGGATTGGGAACAGGTAGAAAAAGCCTTTGCGCCCCAGGTAATATACGACTACACCTCTATGGCAGGCGGACAGCCACTGGTACTACAGCCGCAGGAGATCATCCGCATGTGGAAACAATTACTGCCCGGGTTTGACAAAACAGCGCATCATATTGCTGATTTCGACATTACTATACAGGGAGATACTGCCACTGCCCGGTTTACCGGCCATGCCAGCCATCTGATTGCAGATGCGGAATGGATAGTAGAAGGCAACTACGAAGTAGCGTTAGAAAAGAACGCTGCTATCTGGCAAATCACTGCATTCAAATTTAATCTTCAAAACCAGGGCGGTGACCTGCAACTGCCGCAAAAAGCTATGGCAAGGGTTGCCGGATAA
- a CDS encoding LysR substrate-binding domain-containing protein yields the protein MITDLLDLDLLRTFVLAVDLGSFAKAADQVSRSQSAVSLQMQRLEEIVGRQLIVKQGRSWQLTASGDLLLGYARQLLEINDQAIQALSGKQISGPVRLGMLTDFSEAGLPEVLARFAELHPQVQIEVTIDKQVVLQQKLQSGKLDVVVGFGTQAPEGAISIGNVPLRWIGGHNRSIAQQSPLPLLLFEPPCLFRAAGLAALEQAGRPWRPVLTASSVAGMWAAARAGLGVTVRTEIGLPPDCKPLPASSRLPALPEITVYLLIHRKKPSAAVIRLTEILQDTLAALLKTPGRQTKKMR from the coding sequence ATGATTACAGACCTGCTTGACCTGGACCTGCTCCGTACTTTTGTGCTGGCAGTAGATCTGGGGAGTTTTGCAAAAGCGGCAGACCAGGTATCCCGTTCGCAATCGGCCGTGAGTTTACAGATGCAGCGGCTGGAGGAGATCGTTGGCCGGCAGCTGATTGTAAAACAGGGGCGTAGCTGGCAGCTAACGGCCAGTGGCGATCTGCTGCTGGGCTATGCCAGGCAGCTACTGGAAATAAACGATCAGGCTATACAGGCGTTGTCGGGGAAGCAGATCTCAGGCCCTGTCAGGCTGGGGATGCTAACGGATTTTTCGGAGGCGGGCCTGCCGGAAGTACTGGCGCGCTTCGCGGAGCTGCATCCGCAGGTACAGATAGAAGTGACGATCGACAAGCAGGTAGTACTGCAACAAAAACTCCAGTCCGGTAAACTGGATGTGGTAGTGGGCTTTGGTACACAGGCCCCCGAAGGGGCTATTAGTATAGGAAATGTGCCGCTTCGTTGGATTGGTGGGCATAACAGATCTATTGCACAACAATCTCCTTTACCCTTATTATTGTTTGAACCGCCCTGTCTGTTCAGGGCTGCGGGCCTTGCTGCTTTGGAGCAGGCGGGCCGGCCCTGGCGTCCTGTGCTCACTGCCAGTAGTGTGGCGGGTATGTGGGCAGCTGCCCGTGCAGGGCTGGGCGTCACTGTCCGCACCGAAATAGGGTTGCCGCCAGACTGTAAACCACTGCCCGCATCAAGCCGGCTGCCTGCATTACCGGAAATAACTGTTTACCTCCTGATACATCGGAAAAAACCTTCCGCAGCGGTAATCCGTTTAACGGAAATTTTGCAGGACACCCTGGCGGCATTGCTGAAAACGCCCGGCCGTCAAACAAAAAAGATGAGATAA
- a CDS encoding isocitrate lyase/phosphoenolpyruvate mutase family protein, whose translation MSSTLNVFKELHQTDKLFILPNAWDARSAQLFQEKGFSAVATSSAAVAGSLGYEDGEQMPFDDYLFVVRRILAAVSIPLSVDLEMGYGTTVEEIYKNIRQLADLGVAAGADGIFLPCISAVEDIADAVAQTRLPLNVMCVPGLPGFEELSELGVKRVSMGPFLFNKVYDHIGTLSHAITVADGFAPLFS comes from the coding sequence ATGTCTTCAACGTTGAATGTATTTAAAGAACTGCATCAAACAGATAAGCTGTTTATTTTGCCCAATGCCTGGGATGCCAGGAGTGCACAGCTTTTTCAGGAAAAGGGTTTTTCTGCTGTGGCCACTTCCAGTGCAGCCGTGGCCGGTAGTCTGGGTTATGAAGATGGTGAACAGATGCCTTTTGATGATTATCTCTTTGTGGTCAGAAGGATACTGGCCGCTGTCAGTATTCCTTTGTCGGTAGACCTGGAAATGGGCTACGGGACTACTGTTGAAGAGATTTATAAGAATATCAGACAGCTTGCGGACCTGGGCGTAGCAGCAGGCGCTGATGGCATCTTTCTGCCCTGCATCAGTGCTGTAGAGGATATCGCGGACGCAGTTGCGCAAACCCGTTTACCGCTGAATGTGATGTGTGTTCCAGGGCTGCCTGGTTTTGAGGAACTCAGCGAGCTGGGCGTGAAACGGGTGAGTATGGGCCCTTTTTTATTCAATAAGGTATATGACCATATCGGGACGCTTTCCCATGCGATCACCGTTGCAGATGGTTTTGCACCACTTTTTTCCTGA
- a CDS encoding nuclear transport factor 2 family protein, producing the protein MKKLLFILLSMTVMTTQAQELKSLGTSPLELTYYNAPESSMRVTSVLVSGKKDAVLVDAQFTLPDAEKVAQAIKASGKQLKAIFISYGDPDFYFGLEVFKKYYPQVTVYATGPVIDHIQQTAQGKLDVWGPQLKEAAPHNVVLPQLLKDSVLKLEGQSLEVMNAGKERSFIWIPAIKAVIGGGSVFGDNLHLWMADDATPAKRGEWLAALDRIQALSPKWVIPAHFASGAHLDLRSVEHTRDYIRKYAELLHKHTTSTALINALKAKYPTLLGGVSLELGAKVNTGEMQWGAPPDETAQNLAVVKGTYEGGSTAKNAENLANALTNKTEWTEAAGFPYGGTYIGKDNILKQVFARITADWDDYKITIDHYIATGDEVVAFGTYSGTNRKTGKSFKARVAHHYELKNRKIIRFEQFVDSQQVMDVMK; encoded by the coding sequence ATGAAAAAGTTATTGTTCATCTTATTAAGCATGACGGTCATGACTACTCAGGCACAGGAATTAAAATCACTGGGCACATCGCCACTGGAGCTGACCTACTACAACGCGCCGGAGTCTTCTATGAGAGTGACATCTGTATTAGTCAGCGGTAAAAAGGATGCCGTGCTGGTAGATGCCCAGTTTACATTGCCAGACGCAGAAAAGGTGGCGCAGGCCATTAAAGCTTCAGGTAAACAATTGAAGGCAATCTTTATCAGCTATGGAGATCCGGATTTTTATTTCGGATTGGAAGTCTTCAAAAAATATTATCCGCAGGTAACGGTATACGCTACCGGGCCGGTGATCGATCATATCCAGCAAACGGCCCAGGGTAAACTGGATGTATGGGGACCGCAACTCAAAGAAGCTGCGCCACATAATGTTGTACTGCCGCAACTGTTAAAAGACAGTGTGTTGAAGCTGGAAGGCCAGTCGCTGGAAGTGATGAATGCCGGCAAGGAACGGTCTTTTATATGGATACCAGCTATCAAAGCGGTCATCGGTGGTGGTAGCGTGTTTGGAGATAACCTCCATCTGTGGATGGCAGATGATGCTACTCCTGCCAAACGTGGAGAATGGCTGGCAGCACTGGACCGTATTCAGGCGCTTTCCCCGAAATGGGTGATCCCGGCTCACTTTGCCAGTGGGGCGCATCTTGACTTAAGATCTGTTGAGCACACCCGGGACTATATCCGGAAATATGCTGAACTACTCCATAAGCATACTACTTCAACGGCACTGATCAATGCGTTAAAAGCAAAATATCCCACACTCCTGGGCGGCGTAAGCCTGGAATTGGGTGCTAAAGTCAACACTGGCGAAATGCAATGGGGTGCCCCTCCGGATGAAACAGCTCAAAACCTGGCCGTGGTAAAAGGCACCTATGAAGGAGGCAGTACGGCAAAGAATGCTGAAAACCTCGCCAATGCGCTGACCAACAAAACTGAATGGACGGAAGCGGCCGGATTCCCTTATGGAGGCACTTATATCGGTAAAGACAATATTCTGAAACAGGTATTCGCAAGGATCACGGCAGACTGGGACGACTATAAAATTACAATAGATCATTACATTGCTACGGGAGATGAGGTAGTGGCTTTCGGTACATATTCCGGTACTAACAGGAAAACCGGCAAGTCCTTCAAGGCCCGTGTGGCCCATCATTATGAGCTGAAGAACAGAAAGATTATCCGGTTTGAACAGTTTGTGGACAGCCAGCAGGTAATGGATGTTATGAAATAA
- a CDS encoding SgcJ/EcaC family oxidoreductase, producing the protein MNLPRRAEDVHAALAAAFNTRDMSNILRVYDFNGVIVPEPGKPVSGRENFEEAVRGILSIEGTMEIRTVYCLQAGDVAVGRSEWNITNDNEVKISAKGIEVMKQQADGTWKIIIDHAFGALENMLA; encoded by the coding sequence ATGAACTTACCCAGAAGAGCAGAAGATGTGCATGCGGCACTGGCTGCAGCCTTTAATACGCGGGATATGTCCAATATTCTCCGTGTCTATGATTTTAACGGTGTTATTGTTCCTGAGCCAGGGAAGCCGGTTTCCGGCAGAGAGAATTTTGAGGAGGCTGTCCGGGGAATTTTGTCCATAGAAGGAACGATGGAGATCAGAACGGTATACTGTCTTCAGGCAGGTGATGTGGCAGTAGGGCGTTCTGAATGGAACATCACCAATGACAACGAAGTGAAAATAAGTGCCAAAGGTATTGAAGTGATGAAGCAGCAGGCAGATGGCACCTGGAAGATTATCATAGACCATGCTTTCGGGGCGCTGGAAAATATGCTGGCATAA
- a CDS encoding OsmC family protein, which translates to MRQHHYHTTVEWTGNEGTGTSAYAAYGRNHTIQAAGKPVIPGSSDPSFRGDKTRYNPEELLVASLSSCHMLWYLHLCAVAGIVVTSYIDHAEGVMTETAEGSGQFRQVILKPIVTIADPTLAGSALALHEEAHQYCFIARSCNFPVTHEPELRIEAQ; encoded by the coding sequence ATGCGGCAGCATCATTACCATACGACCGTTGAATGGACCGGTAACGAGGGCACAGGCACTTCCGCTTATGCGGCCTACGGACGGAATCATACGATACAGGCGGCCGGGAAGCCTGTCATCCCTGGCTCTTCAGACCCTTCTTTCAGAGGAGACAAAACACGATACAATCCTGAAGAGTTGCTGGTAGCCTCTCTTTCTTCCTGTCATATGCTCTGGTATCTGCATCTCTGCGCAGTAGCAGGCATTGTTGTTACATCTTATATTGACCATGCAGAAGGAGTAATGACCGAAACGGCGGAAGGAAGCGGGCAGTTTAGACAGGTAATCCTGAAACCCATTGTTACCATCGCTGATCCGACGCTGGCCGGGAGTGCCTTGGCGCTGCATGAGGAAGCCCACCAATACTGCTTTATCGCCAGGTCCTGTAACTTTCCGGTAACGCATGAACCAGAATTGAGGATCGAGGCGCAATAA
- a CDS encoding MBL fold metallo-hydrolase has product MQYLSYQLFPPGDMELFLLSDGHQVMAPAHPILGPYAPSEQVQQLLLEHSLSPTHVHLDINILLLRKKDRLILIDCGLGQEEPTAGLLPQSLAAAGFQPEDITDILITHAHTDHIGGLLRANGTMVFPNAHVYMTKTEYNFWMSGQPDFSASPLHNQPAITAALVNRVREILTTATPQLQLVKEDEILFDCIRLIPAPGHTPGHVMVDIHSGGISLLHTADLLHSGILLQHPEWGMQYDINFHQAVTTRRNTLAAQATSGKMTMAYHMPWPGLGYIKQRESAFEWEPVNKNCC; this is encoded by the coding sequence ATGCAATACTTATCTTATCAGCTGTTTCCACCAGGCGACATGGAACTCTTCCTCCTCAGCGACGGCCATCAGGTAATGGCACCCGCCCATCCCATACTCGGTCCCTACGCACCCTCCGAACAGGTACAACAGCTGCTACTGGAACACTCCCTGTCTCCTACTCATGTCCATCTCGACATCAACATACTTCTTCTTCGAAAAAAAGACCGGCTAATTTTAATCGACTGCGGTCTGGGCCAGGAAGAGCCCACAGCCGGACTGCTGCCCCAAAGCCTCGCCGCCGCCGGTTTTCAACCTGAAGACATCACCGACATTCTCATCACCCACGCCCATACCGATCATATCGGTGGCTTGTTGCGCGCCAATGGTACAATGGTCTTTCCTAACGCTCACGTCTATATGACAAAAACAGAATACAATTTCTGGATGTCAGGACAGCCCGACTTTTCAGCAAGCCCGCTGCATAATCAACCTGCTATTACCGCTGCCCTGGTAAACCGTGTCAGGGAAATACTGACGACGGCAACACCGCAGCTGCAGCTGGTAAAAGAAGATGAAATATTATTCGACTGTATCCGGCTGATACCGGCGCCTGGACATACACCCGGTCATGTGATGGTAGACATCCATTCAGGAGGCATATCCCTCCTGCATACGGCCGACCTCCTTCATTCAGGAATTTTGCTGCAGCATCCCGAATGGGGCATGCAGTACGATATCAACTTCCACCAGGCAGTCACTACAAGACGTAACACGCTGGCAGCACAGGCTACCAGCGGAAAAATGACCATGGCATATCATATGCCCTGGCCCGGCCTCGGATATATAAAACAGCGGGAATCAGCTTTTGAATGGGAACCGGTTAATAAAAACTGTTGTTAA
- a CDS encoding M57 family metalloprotease, with product MKITIKQAASLSLLVAFLSVVAYSCKRDNDQTVVKEEQQGLPDAVKSQIASLGYDTRNVRTVEGGYVVEGDIFLTHESLNYKSTSPVLRVANSEQYRTTCLITPLPKTITVSVTGLPAVYSTATDIAIARYNALGLRLKFQRVSSGGQVDIRYASLGAGVLGQSAGFPNCSTGNPPSPIKLNSDANALGSNPNQNYLATVIAHEIGHTIGFRHTDYFNRAYSCGIGGNEGSAGVGAINIPGTPTAADPNSWMLACIGNGVNRPFNANDIIALRYLYQ from the coding sequence ATGAAAATCACAATTAAACAGGCTGCAAGCCTTTCATTGTTGGTTGCCTTTCTCTCTGTAGTAGCATACTCCTGCAAAAGAGATAATGACCAAACCGTTGTTAAAGAAGAACAACAAGGTCTTCCTGATGCGGTGAAAAGCCAGATCGCTAGTCTGGGATACGATACCCGGAATGTTAGAACTGTCGAAGGCGGTTATGTAGTAGAAGGTGATATCTTTCTGACTCACGAATCTTTAAATTACAAGAGCACTTCACCAGTTTTACGTGTTGCTAATTCTGAGCAATACAGAACTACTTGTTTGATTACGCCATTGCCCAAAACCATTACTGTTTCTGTAACTGGTCTGCCTGCAGTTTATAGTACTGCTACAGATATCGCCATTGCCCGTTACAATGCACTGGGCCTGCGGCTGAAATTCCAACGTGTAAGCAGCGGTGGTCAGGTGGATATCAGATATGCCAGCCTGGGTGCCGGTGTACTGGGTCAATCCGCCGGATTCCCTAACTGCAGCACCGGAAATCCTCCGAGCCCGATTAAACTCAACTCTGATGCCAATGCACTGGGTAGCAACCCTAACCAGAATTATCTGGCTACCGTTATTGCTCATGAAATCGGCCACACTATCGGTTTCAGACATACCGACTACTTCAACCGCGCCTATAGCTGCGGTATCGGCGGTAATGAAGGATCTGCCGGTGTTGGCGCTATCAATATCCCAGGTACTCCTACAGCTGCAGATCCTAACAGCTGGATGCTGGCTTGTATCGGCAATGGTGTAAACCGTCCGTTCAATGCTAATGATATTATAGCACTGAGATACTTGTATCAATAA
- a CDS encoding helix-turn-helix transcriptional regulator codes for MHYKEIEPGARLKPYVKCYYTYESDAGAAFEDTVFPSGCMEMIFNLGDGLWQTATQGDFVTHPAIELWGQLLRPLPVRSVGKHNMLGVRFFPHAAAFFLNDKADLFNDRVTDYRHICGSSAGQLHNRLLETVSWQQRIALVEDFLWQQLLRAQSRTGKVTIVGHVMQELNQPGFFDNIENVAARYGITSRYLQKLFLQYTGLTPKLYSKIHRFQNSLQLVIRKEDSLTAIAYDCGYFDQSHFIREFKSFTGFTPSGYSPDQSPVTLATVNS; via the coding sequence ATGCATTACAAGGAAATTGAACCGGGAGCCAGACTAAAGCCGTATGTGAAATGTTATTACACGTATGAGTCGGATGCTGGGGCTGCATTTGAAGATACTGTTTTTCCCAGTGGCTGTATGGAGATGATCTTCAACCTGGGTGATGGTCTGTGGCAAACAGCCACGCAGGGAGATTTTGTAACCCATCCTGCTATAGAGTTATGGGGGCAGCTGCTGCGGCCGCTGCCGGTAAGGTCTGTAGGGAAACACAATATGCTGGGTGTCCGTTTTTTTCCGCATGCGGCAGCCTTTTTTCTGAATGATAAGGCAGATCTGTTTAATGACCGGGTTACCGACTATCGTCATATATGCGGCAGCTCAGCAGGACAGTTGCATAACCGGCTGCTGGAAACGGTTTCCTGGCAGCAAAGAATTGCGCTGGTGGAAGACTTCCTGTGGCAGCAGCTGCTGCGTGCACAAAGCCGTACCGGGAAAGTGACCATAGTAGGGCATGTTATGCAGGAGTTAAACCAACCCGGTTTTTTTGATAATATCGAAAATGTGGCGGCCCGTTATGGTATTACATCCAGGTATCTGCAGAAACTGTTTCTGCAATATACCGGCCTTACTCCGAAGCTGTACAGTAAAATACACCGTTTTCAAAACAGCCTTCAGCTGGTGATCAGGAAAGAAGACTCCCTGACGGCTATTGCCTACGACTGTGGCTACTTTGACCAGTCCCACTTCATCCGCGAATTTAAATCCTTTACCGGTTTTACCCCTTCCGGTTATTCTCCTGATCAGTCTCCTGTCACGCTCGCAACCGTCAATAGCTGA
- a CDS encoding AraC family transcriptional regulator yields the protein MPKTESLTDFYRQKMIPVPGNLQQDIGHFNVFSMENCMVNGRPTMSYSRRDFYKISLIRGKNLYHYADRTIVTEGNTLMFFNPQVPYAWEGLSDDKSGFFCIFRESFLTDIGRHPLRDLPMFTAAGMPSYNLDRALVAQATALFNKMLVEINSDYRYKYDLLRNYLMELVHIALKMEPSEKLYQHHDAKSRITAVFTELLERQFPIETPMQQFRLRSASDFAAELSVHVNHLNRAVRDTTGKTTTTHISERIASEAKALLRHTNWNVAEISYSLGFEEPSHFNNFFKKHTNMTPTVFRTV from the coding sequence ATGCCTAAAACAGAATCACTTACCGACTTTTACCGGCAGAAAATGATCCCGGTGCCCGGCAACCTGCAGCAGGACATCGGCCATTTCAATGTATTCAGTATGGAGAACTGTATGGTCAACGGACGACCTACCATGTCCTATAGCCGCCGTGACTTCTATAAAATAAGCCTGATACGGGGTAAAAACCTTTATCACTATGCAGACAGGACTATTGTCACCGAAGGGAACACGCTGATGTTCTTTAACCCACAGGTGCCTTACGCCTGGGAAGGACTATCAGACGACAAAAGCGGTTTTTTCTGCATCTTCCGGGAATCCTTTTTAACGGACATAGGCCGGCATCCGCTGCGGGACCTGCCTATGTTTACCGCCGCCGGCATGCCTTCCTACAATCTTGACCGTGCCCTGGTAGCCCAGGCGACAGCGCTTTTCAATAAAATGCTGGTTGAAATCAACAGTGATTACCGTTATAAATATGATCTGCTGCGTAACTATCTGATGGAACTGGTACATATCGCCTTAAAAATGGAGCCCTCAGAGAAACTGTATCAGCATCACGATGCCAAATCACGCATCACGGCGGTTTTTACCGAACTGCTGGAACGGCAGTTTCCTATCGAAACACCTATGCAACAGTTCCGCTTACGCTCTGCCAGCGATTTCGCAGCAGAACTATCGGTACATGTCAACCATCTCAACCGTGCCGTAAGAGATACTACCGGTAAAACTACCACCACCCATATCTCCGAGCGTATCGCTTCCGAAGCCAAAGCCTTGCTGAGGCATACCAACTGGAATGTGGCTGAAATCAGCTACAGCCTGGGATTTGAAGAGCCCTCCCATTTCAACAACTTCTTTAAAAAACATACCAATATGACCCCGACCGTTTTCAGGACTGTTTGA
- a CDS encoding M57 family metalloprotease, which produces MKITIKQAASLSLLIAFLCVVAYSCKRDNDQTVKESQQSLPDAVKNQIASLGYDTRNIRTVDGGYVVEGDIFLSHQSLNHKSNSPVLRVANSEQYQTSCLITGLPRTITVSVTGLPLGYDTATDVAIARYNALGLRINFVRVSSGGMVDIQYASLGAGALGQSAGFPDCSTGNPPSPIKLNSDANALGSSPDRNYLATVIAHEIGHTIGFRHTDYFNRAYSCGGFPYNEGQAGVGAINIPGTPIAADPNSWMLSCIGNGVNRPFNANDIIALRYLYQ; this is translated from the coding sequence ATGAAAATTACTATTAAACAGGCTGCAAGCCTTTCATTGTTGATTGCCTTTCTCTGCGTAGTTGCATATTCCTGCAAAAGAGATAATGACCAGACTGTTAAAGAATCACAACAAAGTCTTCCGGATGCGGTAAAGAACCAGATCGCCAGTCTGGGATATGATACCCGGAATATTAGAACTGTCGATGGCGGTTATGTAGTAGAAGGCGATATCTTCCTGTCTCATCAATCATTAAACCACAAGAGCAATTCACCTGTTTTACGTGTTGCTAATTCCGAGCAGTACCAGACTAGTTGCCTGATTACCGGATTACCACGGACGATTACGGTTTCTGTAACTGGTTTGCCTCTTGGTTATGATACTGCTACTGATGTTGCTATTGCCCGTTACAATGCATTGGGCCTGCGGATTAATTTCGTACGCGTAAGCAGCGGTGGTATGGTGGATATCCAGTATGCCAGCCTGGGTGCGGGAGCATTGGGTCAATCTGCCGGATTCCCTGATTGCAGTACCGGGAATCCTCCGAGCCCAATTAAACTCAATTCTGATGCTAATGCGCTGGGCAGCAGCCCTGACCGGAACTATCTGGCTACTGTTATTGCGCATGAAATCGGCCACACCATCGGTTTCAGACATACTGACTACTTTAACCGCGCCTATAGCTGCGGTGGTTTTCCTTACAACGAAGGACAAGCCGGTGTTGGCGCAATTAATATCCCCGGTACTCCTATAGCGGCTGATCCTAATAGCTGGATGCTGTCCTGTATCGGTAATGGCGTGAACCGTCCGTTCAATGCTAACGATATTATAGCGCTGAGATATTTGTATCAATAA
- a CDS encoding DsbA family protein produces the protein METKLIYVMDPLCGWCYGSADNLLKLTQQYAGRLAVEIIPAGMWAGVNVRTQSRAMAQYFIRHDRQIEALTGTAFGTDYFAFLGKEVVLDSEVPSRAIMAVQQLAPEKAVVFMVKVQQARYQHGKDLNDTQVYLNICQELGIDTGVFQERFTSASLQVLTLHAFEKATSYASAYPSLFIEHNGRRILLEQGYASYAELDESVASIVN, from the coding sequence ATGGAAACAAAGTTAATATACGTTATGGACCCGCTCTGTGGTTGGTGCTACGGGAGCGCTGATAATCTCCTTAAACTGACACAACAGTATGCCGGCCGCCTTGCGGTGGAAATAATTCCCGCAGGCATGTGGGCTGGTGTCAACGTGCGGACACAGTCACGCGCTATGGCCCAGTATTTTATCCGGCACGACCGGCAAATTGAAGCCCTCACCGGCACCGCATTTGGTACCGATTATTTCGCCTTTCTTGGAAAAGAGGTCGTCCTTGATAGTGAAGTCCCCTCACGGGCCATTATGGCGGTTCAACAGCTGGCTCCCGAAAAGGCAGTAGTTTTTATGGTAAAGGTGCAGCAGGCCCGTTATCAGCATGGAAAAGACCTCAACGATACACAAGTATACCTCAATATCTGTCAGGAGCTTGGAATAGATACCGGTGTTTTTCAGGAACGTTTTACTTCGGCATCACTGCAAGTGCTTACCCTGCATGCGTTTGAAAAGGCTACGTCTTATGCATCCGCATATCCTTCGCTGTTTATCGAACACAATGGACGCCGTATACTACTGGAACAGGGCTATGCTTCCTATGCAGAGCTGGATGAAAGCGTAGCTTCTATTGTAAACTGA
- a CDS encoding Crp/Fnr family transcriptional regulator — MYKILRSAVEKHIHLTDEEFEIFSAPFYQKTVKKKELLLRAGEICKFEGFVNKGCFRVYYQDDNGDESILYFAAEGWWVTDIDSFTNQVPAILSIEALEDSEVLLITYPYKQALYEELPKVEKLFRIMTQKTHVALQRRMISNLSKTADQRYLEFVESYPDLEQRLSQQQVASYLGITHEFLSKIRRKLAHKG, encoded by the coding sequence ATGTATAAAATCCTCCGTAGTGCGGTAGAAAAACATATCCATCTCACGGATGAAGAATTTGAGATCTTCAGCGCTCCCTTTTATCAAAAGACCGTAAAGAAAAAGGAGTTGCTGCTGAGGGCCGGTGAGATCTGCAAATTTGAAGGGTTCGTCAACAAAGGCTGCTTCCGGGTTTATTATCAGGATGACAACGGTGACGAAAGCATTCTCTATTTTGCAGCAGAAGGCTGGTGGGTGACGGATATCGACAGTTTTACCAACCAGGTGCCCGCGATCCTGTCTATCGAGGCATTGGAAGACTCGGAAGTGTTATTGATCACCTATCCCTATAAACAGGCTTTATATGAAGAGCTGCCGAAAGTGGAGAAGCTGTTCAGGATCATGACACAGAAAACCCATGTGGCCCTGCAGCGCCGTATGATCTCCAACCTCAGCAAAACAGCTGATCAGCGTTACCTGGAGTTTGTGGAAAGTTACCCCGACCTGGAACAGCGGCTTTCCCAGCAACAGGTGGCTTCCTACCTGGGCATTACCCATGAATTCCTGAGCAAAATCAGGCGCAAACTGGCGCATAAAGGCTGA
- a CDS encoding oxidoreductase, whose translation MSNKKVWFVTGASKGLGRVLVEKLLAAGYQVAATSRNAEELRKISDDNNFLPLTVQLGDEANVAKALADTVSRFGRIDVVVNNAGYGQVGTLEETTDAEARASFEINVFGTLNVIRKVMPYFREQKSGHIFNVSSIAGFFGNFPGFGIYTGTKFAVNGLSESLAAEVKPFGVHVTIVAPGYFRTEFLSSGSLAVPAQPIAAYEEVRKIQAQHQFEIHHNQAGDPAKAAAAFIQASEAAQPPLNLFLGEDAYQLAYGKIDAVKEDLEAWKATTIATAY comes from the coding sequence ATGAGCAACAAAAAAGTATGGTTTGTAACAGGCGCCTCCAAAGGACTGGGCCGTGTACTGGTAGAAAAACTGCTGGCTGCAGGTTATCAGGTGGCCGCCACCTCCCGCAACGCTGAAGAACTCCGTAAAATAAGCGATGACAATAACTTCCTTCCCCTCACTGTTCAGCTGGGTGATGAAGCCAATGTCGCCAAGGCACTGGCTGACACAGTATCCCGCTTTGGCCGTATCGATGTGGTAGTAAACAATGCCGGCTATGGCCAGGTAGGCACGCTGGAAGAAACAACAGATGCTGAAGCCAGGGCCAGTTTTGAAATCAATGTTTTCGGTACACTCAATGTGATCCGGAAAGTAATGCCTTACTTCCGCGAACAAAAGTCAGGGCACATCTTCAATGTGTCTTCCATCGCTGGTTTCTTTGGCAATTTCCCCGGCTTCGGTATTTACACCGGCACCAAATTCGCCGTGAACGGTCTTTCCGAGTCACTGGCTGCAGAAGTAAAACCCTTCGGCGTACACGTGACCATCGTTGCACCCGGTTATTTCCGTACCGAATTCCTGTCATCCGGCTCTCTGGCAGTGCCTGCGCAGCCGATCGCAGCTTATGAAGAAGTGAGGAAAATACAGGCACAGCACCAGTTTGAAATTCATCACAACCAGGCAGGTGACCCGGCCAAAGCAGCTGCAGCATTTATTCAGGCCAGCGAAGCCGCACAACCGCCCCTGAACCTGTTCCTGGGAGAAGATGCCTATCAGCTGGCATATGGAAAAATAGATGCTGTAAAAGAAGATCTGGAAGCCTGGAAGGCAACTACTATTGCTACAGCGTATTAA